A window from Salvia miltiorrhiza cultivar Shanhuang (shh) chromosome 2, IMPLAD_Smil_shh, whole genome shotgun sequence encodes these proteins:
- the LOC131007950 gene encoding uncharacterized protein LOC131007950, whose translation MACLDSRDSFSAFDVKKLVRLAKLYPSEFSEVTLHELESQLDNFIFDVRLDEKFSELSGIGAATATVERAFSAMKFIKSALRNRMGDKLLNDCLISYIEKDVFTIKSGYVTGKKHEIIPAMRS comes from the exons ATGGCATGCTTGGATTCTAGAGATTCATTTTCTGCATTTGATGTCAAGAAGCTGGTTCGCCTTGCAAAGCTTTACCCATCTGAATTTTCTGAAGTAACTTTGCATGAACTTGAAAGTCAGCTAGATAACTTTATTTTTGATGTGCGCTTAGATGAAAAGTTCTCAGAATTATCAGGGATTGGAG CTGCTACTGCTACAGTAGAAAGAGCTTTTTCAGCTATGAAGTTCATAAAGAGTGCTCTACGCAATCGTATGGGAGATAAGTTGTTGAATGATTGTCTGATATCTTACATCGAAAAGGATGTATTT ACTATAAAGTCTGGCTACGTCACTGGGAAGAAGCATGAGATTATCCCGGCAATGAGAAGCTAA